The Verrucomicrobium spinosum DSM 4136 = JCM 18804 genome includes a region encoding these proteins:
- a CDS encoding hydantoinase B/oxoprolinase family protein, which yields MPLPLIWKIAADTGGTFTDCHALTPAGEERRVKVLSSGILRARVQGWDEQGAVLAQTWQMQNGFFNGWTLRSASGAGDGSNIRHSRVNKGRLHLEFYETPHPVLPGTLVELTSGEAAPVVGARLLTGTPLGQAFPPLQFRLATTRATNALLERKGTPVAFFVTQGFADLLRIGDQRRPHLFALHHAPREVHYAAVCEVSERLAADGSVIAGLDEAALRAHALGLVESGLVTAAVSLLHSDIQPAHELAVEKILRECGFQHVSLSSRLAPFIRILPRAQSAVANAYLTGPVEQFIRDVATPIAEGHDTVPLSLMTSAAALEPSATIQPKDLLLSGPAAGALGALHAAQRLGYSRIITFDMGGTSTDVARLDGAVAYRFSQTVGGITLLSPSVAIETVAAGGGSICHLTPQGLAVGPQSAGSDPGPACYGKGGPLAITDVNLLLGRFDPARAPIPLSLEAAEARLQELLAATNAQGHAPVNREELLLQLLALATERMADAIRKISVLEGYDPAEYALLAFGGAGPQHACDVAARLGMTTVLAPHHAGILSAVGLQEALPEKFAEKQVLQPLEDMAGSLPDLLAGLASGARSALPDGGQGATMRQLAELRVRGQDTPLQIEFVDSSNLARDFAAKYTHLFGYAPPSTKPVELVSLRVIATSAAPSPARLSDRAALPAPVTGPTLVQDAFSTLLVAPGWTAQDHPALGWVLTREVASKESISASVPSDLFRHRFTSIVEDMGALLRRTALSTNIRERLDYSCALLSPEGRLVVSAPHIPVHLGALGVCVREVLKVCPVQPGDTIITNHPAFGGSHLPDVTLITPVFDTSSNLLGFVANRAHHAEIGGLSPGSMPANARTLPEEGVVIFPQHLRRDGEVLWEEIRSLLMTAPHPTRSVEDNLADLQAQLAANLLGAERLLGLIPDGAAPSVLPQQMQFILDQSSRIMRAFLDRIPAGEAEEPLDDGRLIRVRLAQVDGRLRLDFSGSGSQHPGNLNATPAIVSSAVLYVLRLVLQEDLPLNEGLLEDVEMILPEGSFLNPNFSDGPPPAVVGGNTEVSQRVVDTLLKALGVQACSQGTMNNFLFGNTRFGYYETLCGGTGASEGHAGGSALHSHMTNTAITDVEVIERRYPVRLHQFAIRIGSGGHGIHSGGDGVVREFEFLEPLTVSVLTQHRVTAPYGQRGGESGSCGRQTLVPADGRAPEVLPSSATFTVQPGDRTIMETPGGGGWGENQA from the coding sequence GTGCCCCTGCCCCTCATCTGGAAGATAGCCGCCGACACCGGCGGGACATTCACGGACTGCCATGCTCTCACACCCGCCGGTGAGGAGCGTCGGGTGAAAGTCCTGTCCTCCGGCATCCTGCGCGCCAGGGTGCAGGGGTGGGATGAGCAGGGCGCGGTGCTGGCGCAGACATGGCAGATGCAGAACGGTTTCTTCAACGGGTGGACTCTGCGCTCTGCCTCCGGCGCAGGAGATGGCAGCAACATCCGGCACTCCCGTGTCAACAAGGGACGACTGCACCTTGAGTTCTATGAAACACCACATCCGGTCCTGCCGGGGACTCTGGTGGAACTCACCTCTGGCGAGGCCGCTCCGGTAGTGGGGGCGAGGCTCCTGACCGGAACGCCCCTGGGACAGGCGTTCCCACCGCTGCAATTCAGGCTGGCCACAACACGTGCCACCAATGCCCTCCTGGAGCGCAAGGGAACGCCGGTGGCATTTTTTGTGACTCAGGGGTTCGCGGATCTCCTGCGTATCGGCGACCAGCGCCGGCCCCATCTCTTTGCCCTGCATCATGCCCCGAGGGAGGTGCACTATGCGGCGGTGTGTGAAGTAAGCGAGCGCCTGGCGGCCGATGGCTCCGTGATCGCAGGTCTCGACGAAGCAGCACTAAGAGCGCATGCCCTGGGACTGGTGGAATCAGGATTGGTCACGGCCGCTGTCAGCCTGCTGCACAGTGACATCCAGCCTGCCCATGAACTGGCGGTGGAAAAGATCCTGCGGGAGTGCGGTTTCCAACATGTCTCCCTGAGCAGCCGCCTCGCCCCCTTCATCCGCATCCTGCCGCGGGCCCAGAGCGCGGTGGCCAATGCCTACCTGACCGGACCCGTCGAGCAGTTCATTCGCGATGTGGCAACACCCATCGCAGAGGGACACGACACCGTACCTCTGTCCCTCATGACGAGTGCGGCAGCCCTGGAGCCCTCCGCCACCATTCAGCCAAAGGACCTGTTGCTGAGCGGCCCCGCCGCTGGCGCACTTGGGGCATTGCATGCTGCCCAGAGGTTGGGCTACTCCCGCATCATCACCTTCGACATGGGTGGCACCAGCACCGATGTGGCGCGACTGGACGGTGCGGTGGCTTACCGCTTTAGCCAGACTGTGGGCGGCATCACCTTGCTGAGCCCCAGCGTTGCCATAGAGACCGTCGCCGCTGGCGGCGGATCCATCTGCCATCTCACTCCGCAAGGACTGGCGGTGGGCCCACAAAGTGCGGGATCTGATCCCGGCCCCGCCTGCTATGGCAAAGGAGGCCCCCTGGCCATCACGGATGTGAATCTGCTGCTGGGGCGATTTGATCCCGCCCGCGCGCCCATTCCCCTCAGTCTGGAGGCTGCGGAGGCCCGGCTCCAGGAGCTGCTGGCCGCCACCAACGCCCAGGGGCACGCCCCGGTCAACCGGGAGGAATTGCTGCTCCAGTTGCTGGCGCTCGCCACTGAGCGCATGGCGGATGCGATCCGGAAGATTTCTGTGCTGGAAGGGTATGATCCGGCGGAATATGCGCTGCTCGCCTTTGGTGGTGCCGGCCCCCAACACGCCTGCGACGTCGCAGCGCGCCTGGGCATGACCACCGTGCTGGCACCGCACCACGCCGGAATTCTGAGCGCCGTGGGTCTGCAGGAAGCCCTGCCAGAAAAGTTCGCGGAAAAACAAGTGCTTCAACCACTGGAAGACATGGCCGGTTCCCTGCCCGATCTGCTGGCCGGGCTTGCCTCAGGAGCCCGGTCCGCACTGCCGGATGGCGGCCAGGGTGCCACGATGCGCCAACTGGCAGAACTGCGCGTGAGAGGCCAGGACACCCCGCTGCAGATTGAGTTTGTGGACTCCTCAAACCTCGCACGAGACTTCGCCGCCAAGTACACCCATCTCTTTGGTTACGCCCCTCCTTCCACCAAGCCGGTGGAGCTGGTCAGCCTGCGCGTGATTGCCACGAGCGCCGCCCCCTCTCCCGCCAGGCTGTCAGACCGTGCCGCCCTGCCTGCACCCGTGACGGGTCCGACGCTGGTGCAGGACGCCTTCAGCACCCTGCTGGTGGCCCCCGGTTGGACAGCTCAGGATCATCCCGCGCTGGGCTGGGTGCTCACGCGGGAGGTGGCCTCGAAAGAAAGCATCTCAGCATCTGTTCCCTCGGACCTATTCAGACATCGCTTCACCAGCATCGTGGAGGATATGGGAGCCCTGCTGCGACGCACTGCCCTGTCCACGAACATCCGGGAGCGGCTCGACTATTCCTGTGCCCTGCTTTCACCTGAGGGTCGTCTCGTGGTCAGCGCTCCCCATATCCCCGTCCATCTGGGAGCCCTGGGCGTCTGCGTGCGGGAGGTGCTGAAGGTCTGCCCGGTGCAACCTGGGGACACCATCATCACGAATCACCCCGCATTCGGTGGCTCGCACCTGCCAGACGTGACCCTCATCACCCCGGTGTTCGACACCTCCTCGAACCTCCTCGGCTTTGTGGCCAACCGCGCCCACCATGCGGAAATTGGCGGGCTGTCCCCGGGCTCCATGCCTGCCAATGCCCGCACGCTTCCCGAGGAAGGGGTGGTCATCTTCCCCCAGCACCTCCGGCGGGACGGAGAGGTTCTGTGGGAGGAGATCCGCAGTCTGCTCATGACCGCGCCCCATCCGACTCGCTCCGTGGAAGACAACCTTGCCGACTTGCAGGCCCAACTGGCTGCCAATCTGCTTGGGGCAGAGCGTCTGCTGGGCCTGATTCCTGACGGCGCAGCCCCTAGCGTCCTGCCGCAGCAGATGCAGTTCATCCTGGACCAGTCGAGCCGTATCATGCGGGCCTTCCTGGACCGCATCCCCGCGGGTGAGGCAGAGGAACCGCTCGATGACGGACGCCTCATCCGCGTCAGACTAGCTCAGGTGGATGGCAGGCTCCGGCTGGACTTCAGCGGCTCAGGGTCACAGCATCCAGGCAATCTGAATGCCACACCCGCCATTGTCAGCAGCGCCGTGCTTTATGTCCTGAGACTCGTGCTGCAGGAGGATCTGCCGCTCAATGAAGGCCTGCTGGAAGATGTGGAAATGATCCTGCCGGAGGGAAGTTTCCTCAATCCCAACTTCAGTGATGGCCCACCGCCAGCCGTGGTGGGAGGCAACACGGAGGTCAGCCAGCGTGTGGTGGACACGCTCCTGAAGGCTCTAGGCGTGCAAGCCTGCAGCCAGGGCACCATGAACAACTTCCTCTTTGGAAACACCCGCTTCGGCTACTATGAAACCCTCTGCGGCGGCACCGGAGCTTCAGAGGGCCACGCAGGTGGCAGCGCCCTGCACAGTCACATGACCAACACCGCCATCACCGATGTGGAGGTGATTGAGCGCCGCTACCCCGTACGGCTTCATCAGTTTGCCATCCGGATCGGCTCTGGCGGCCACGGCATTCACTCCGGTGGAGACGGCGTCGTGCGGGAGTTTGAGTTCCTCGAACCCCTCACCGTATCTGTGCTCACCCAGCACCGGGTGACGGCACCCTATGGACAGCGAGGAGGCGAATCGGGATCCTGCGGTCGTCAAACTCTGGTGCCCGCTGATGGCAGAGCACCCGAGGTTCTCCCCTCCAGCGCCACCTTCACCGTCCAACCGGGCGATCGCACCATCATGGAAACTCCCGGCGGCGGTGGGTGGGGTGAAAATCAGGCATAG
- a CDS encoding universal stress protein: protein MKTIVALVDFSDLTFKILKQAHKLAHAFGSHVIVVHVVPKESTVVGIGVASPTLLREPTDEEIATDREKLDSLGESLTKFGVQTTTKQLRGATVESIVAEAVQHDADLILMGTHGHGALYNFLVGTATTEVLKHAPCPVLIVPSTARDA, encoded by the coding sequence ATGAAAACCATTGTTGCACTCGTGGACTTCTCGGATCTGACATTCAAGATCCTCAAGCAGGCACACAAACTGGCGCATGCCTTTGGCAGCCACGTCATCGTGGTGCATGTCGTCCCCAAAGAATCAACGGTGGTGGGAATCGGGGTGGCCTCCCCGACCCTCTTGCGGGAACCGACGGACGAGGAAATAGCGACGGACCGGGAGAAGCTTGATTCGCTGGGCGAGTCGCTCACCAAGTTCGGTGTGCAGACGACCACCAAGCAACTGCGTGGAGCCACGGTGGAGTCCATTGTGGCGGAGGCCGTGCAGCATGACGCTGATCTCATCCTGATGGGCACCCACGGGCATGGGGCGCTGTATAACTTTCTGGTGGGCACTGCCACCACAGAGGTGCTGAAGCATGCGCCCTGTCCCGTGCTCATCGTCCCCTCCACGGCCAGAGATGCCTAG
- a CDS encoding metal-dependent hydrolase, whose protein sequence is MDPLTHSFLGISTALLVARHGTPRGQAALAGLAAGLLPDTDVFLRNAADPLFFIEYHRHFTHSLAFSPVIAALAAGIAWLIYRVIARRRISLIPLLFPAWLAGLSHIFCDLWTSYGTRVWWPFSDARVSLDWVAVVDPLLTLPLLVLTALALTGKRNARKYAALALACVGCYLGLAIMQHHRATTAVHQWLAQSDSPSPAPVQITVKPSIANIIVWRALIRDPEGVRVMAVRCGLGASEILNSSPPHYAAFATPAEAADAFGLSADSAQASDIQRFFHFSDDWVGVHPQHPQVLGDLRYASLPDDIRPLWGIRLQPAHPEARVEWQQFTEMEPGAVKRLWGMIWK, encoded by the coding sequence ATGGATCCCCTGACCCACTCTTTTCTTGGCATCTCCACCGCCCTGTTGGTGGCACGTCACGGCACCCCGCGGGGCCAAGCGGCCTTGGCCGGCCTGGCAGCGGGGCTCCTGCCGGATACGGATGTCTTTCTGCGCAATGCCGCCGACCCGCTCTTTTTCATCGAGTACCACCGGCACTTCACGCACAGTCTGGCATTTTCACCCGTGATCGCCGCGCTGGCGGCAGGCATCGCCTGGTTGATCTATCGAGTGATCGCCCGTCGCCGTATCTCCCTGATCCCGCTCCTGTTCCCTGCATGGTTGGCAGGACTAAGCCATATTTTTTGTGATCTCTGGACCAGCTATGGCACCCGGGTGTGGTGGCCCTTTTCAGATGCCCGTGTCTCGCTCGACTGGGTGGCGGTGGTGGATCCCCTGCTGACACTCCCGCTGCTGGTGCTGACAGCTCTAGCACTCACAGGGAAAAGAAACGCCCGGAAGTACGCCGCCCTGGCCCTGGCCTGCGTAGGTTGCTACTTGGGGCTGGCGATCATGCAGCATCACCGCGCAACGACGGCGGTGCATCAATGGCTGGCCCAGTCCGACTCTCCCTCCCCAGCCCCTGTGCAGATCACGGTCAAGCCCTCGATCGCAAACATCATCGTCTGGAGGGCGTTGATCCGGGATCCCGAGGGTGTGCGGGTCATGGCCGTTCGTTGTGGCCTTGGCGCATCGGAGATCCTGAACTCTTCGCCCCCCCACTACGCGGCCTTTGCCACCCCGGCCGAAGCTGCGGACGCCTTCGGTTTGTCGGCAGACTCAGCCCAGGCTTCGGACATCCAGCGGTTCTTCCATTTCTCCGATGACTGGGTAGGCGTGCATCCCCAGCACCCGCAAGTACTGGGTGACCTCCGCTACGCTTCACTGCCAGACGACATCCGCCCACTCTGGGGCATCCGCCTGCAACCCGCGCATCCCGAAGCCCGGGTGGAGTGGCAACAGTTCACGGAAATGGAACCCGGAGCCGTGAAGCGACTGTGGGGGATGATTTGGAAGTAG